One Phoenix dactylifera cultivar Barhee BC4 chromosome 8, palm_55x_up_171113_PBpolish2nd_filt_p, whole genome shotgun sequence genomic window carries:
- the LOC103702026 gene encoding calumenin, with protein sequence MGKSSVPVALIYVTVAILLLVLLSLAPSRPHRPHRRLKLRSSFSFSAPPAAHDRRIPFDPIIVGIERRREDREWERAYLSPHSGGGDSAPAMEAQPEWEDFVDAEDYIDEDRFNITHRIIDLFPKIDVGPADGFVSSDELTQWNLKQAEREVMHRTERDMELHDKNRDGFISFHEYEPPSWAHRFHDSNSTDDKVGWWKEDHFNASDVDENGLLNLTEFNDFLHPADSSNPKLMHWLCTEEIRERDKDRDGKLNFQEYFKGLFDSLRNYDEVYIPTDQSDTSVEAPAKKLFSKLDQDNDGLLSEDELLPVIGNLHPSEHYYAKQQADYVLMQADTDKDGRLSLREMIENPYVFYSAIFSEEDEEGFHDEFR encoded by the exons ATGGGAAAGTCCTCCGTCCCCGTAGCTCTGATCTACGTCACCGTAGCtatcctcctcctcgtcctccttTCTCTGGCCCCTAGCCGCCCTCACCGCCCTCACCGCCGCCTCAAGCTTCGGTCCTCGTTCTCCTTCTCCGCCCCGCCCGCTGCCCACGACCGCCGGATCCCCTTCGACCCCATCATCGTGGGCATCGAGCGCCGCCGGGAGGACCGCGAGTGGGAGCGGGCCTACTTGTCCCCCCACAGCGGTGGCGGCGATTCCGCCCCGGCCATGGAGGCCCAACCGGAGTGGGAGGACTTCGTCGACGCCGAGGACTACATCGACGAGGACCGTTTCAACATCACACATCGCATCATCGATCTCTTCCCCAAGATTGACGTTGGCCCCGCCGACGGCTTCGTGAGCTCCGACGAGCTCACCCAGTGGAACCTCAAGCAGGCGGAGAGGGAGGTGATGCACCGGACGGAGCGGGACATGGAGCTCCATGACAAGAACCGCGATGGATTCATCTCGTTCCATGAGTACGAGCCCCCCAGCTGGGCCCACCGGTTCCATG ATAGCAATTCGACTGATGATAAAGTGGGTTGGTGGAAAGAGGACCACTTCAATGCTTCAGATGTAGATGAAAATGGTCTTCTAAATCTAACTGAGTTCAATGA CTTCCTACATCCAGCGGACAGTAGCAACCCAAAGCTGATGCACTGGTTGTGTACAGAAGAAATAAG GGAAAGAGATAAAGACAGAGATGGAAAACTAAATTTTCAAGAATATTTTAAGGGGTTATTTGACTCACTTCGAAATTATGATGAAGTTTACATTCCTACAGATCAGTCTGATACTTCAGTGGAGGCACCGGCTAAGAAATTATTCTCAAAGCTTGACCAAGACAATGATGG ATTATTGTCGGAAGATGAACTACTACCTGTAATTGGCAATCTTCACCCATCAGAACATTACTATGCAAAACAACAAGCTGATTATGTTCTGATGCAG GCGGATACAGATAAAGATGGGCGCTTAAGTTTGAGAGAAATGATTGAAAACCCTTACGTATTCTACAGCGCTATTTTCAGTGAGGAAGATGAGGAGGGATTTCATGATGAGTTCCGTTAG